Proteins encoded in a region of the Mercenaria mercenaria strain notata chromosome 1, MADL_Memer_1, whole genome shotgun sequence genome:
- the LOC123525254 gene encoding mitochondrial amidoxime-reducing component 1-like, with the protein MELPERSSVFLALAAGATLKYAALRWVGGHRRKEFVGKVSKVFVYPLKSGRELPGCLKKVSLKKHGIYTDGVGDRHWLVTKNGDMWTMKQNARLTLIRTSIEDNAVKLDSDGMESLRLPLDPVIDPDSLVTVTVKLTPLPALDCGDKAAAWVCKVLQQDGLRLNYSAPSLAKRLSCKVHKDWPTQIRSFDEIAFQDFCHCMIMCESSMEDLNKRLEKPLNCIPFRPNVMVEGTKPFDEDSWREVYFGETTKVKYVDKCTRCLITTIDPETGLKDKEDQPLKELKKFRCMDPYGPKPCMGIHTCVETEGDIQVGDPVYVIRK; encoded by the exons ATGGAGTTACCTGAGCGAAGTTCAGTGTTTTTAGCGTTGGCAGCTGGGGCAACCCTAAAATATGCAGCCCTTCGGTGGGTTGGAGGTCACAGACGTAAGGAGTTTGTTGGGAAAGTGTCAAAGGTGTTTGTTTATCCGCTGAAATCAGGACGGGAGTTACCGGGTTGTCTGAAAAAAGTATCCCTTAAGAAACATGGAATCTACACAGACGGAGTTGGGGACAG gCATTGGCTCGTCACAAAAAATGGAGACATGTGGACCATGAAACAGAATGCACGACTGACATTAATTCGCACATCCATTGAAGATAACGCAGTCAAACTTGACAGCGATGGAATGGAGTCACTACGGCTACCACTAGATCCTGTCATTGACCCTGATAGTCTTGTAACAGTTAC TGTGAAACTAACACCACTACCGGCGTTAGACTGTGGTGACAAGGCTGCTGCCTGGGTGTGCAAGGTGCTACAGCAGGACGGGCTCAGACTGAACTACTCAGCCCCATCTCTTGCCAAACGTTTGTCCTGCAAGGTACACAAGGACTGGCCTACACAAATCCGATCGTTTGATGAA ATAGCATTCCAAGATTTCTGTCACTGTATGATCATGTGCGAGTCCTCCATGGAAGACCTAAACAAGCGTCTGGAGAAACCGCTAAATTGTATACCGTTCAGACCAAACGTCATGGTCGAAGGGACTAAACCTTTTGATGAA GATAGCTGGCGAGAGGTCTATTTTGGTGAAACtactaaagtaaaatatgttgataaatgTACACG GTGCCTGATCACAACAATAGATCCAGAGACTGGGTTAAAAGATAAAGAAGACCAACCATTAAAAGAACTGAAAAA attccGATGCATGGACCCGTATGGTCCGAAACCTTGCATGGGAATACACACTTGTGTAGAAACAGAGGGGGACATTCAAGTTGGAGATCCTGTTTATGTCATAAGGAAATAG